The genomic window cacccatcccATCCCAGAAATCGGTCATTCCAAAAATTACGAATGAAACAAGGGAAAAAAGCTGTACTACTGGCATGCTGTGTAAGGAAAGTACATATACAGGTATTATTTTATTGCATTATTTAATAGACAGCTGCATAGTTTCAGTTTAGAAAACACTATTTTCACCAGTACACGATGGGTTGAACTCTTTATCTCTTGTCAGCCAATTAACTAATAATAAATGTGAAGTCTTTTGAGCTGGAAAAGGAGACATTGGAAGGGCAAGAGCTTTTCGGGTGAAATGTTACCGACTCAGGGTTCTACAATATTATTTAGCAGATGCCTTTTTGTCCAGAGCATTAAGAGCATCTTAACGTTAGTACAACATTAGCAAGGATCCAGgacaggaggaaacaacatcagcaaCTAACAGCTTTTAAGTCAGATGACTAAATAAGTGCCCTAATTAGTCACTACATAATGCCAATCTTTGTgtaagtgcattttttttttttttatatatttaagggTCAAGAGTGTCAATGCATGCAAGGTCCGAGCAAAGGAGCAGGATTGGGGTAgatttgtattgttgttttaaagtcaacatcaccatcaacaACTTAGTTaacaatatcatcatcatcatcatgaaaaGTCTGACCAGCATCAACACCATCCTCTAAAATCACTGAATAAAGCTTGCTTGGTAATTCATTCCACcacagagaatcgaaaaagaccaagtactttgggttttctgttgtatctttcatcacactgATCAAGTCTTTCATTCCACCACAGGGGAATTCATTACTTGTGTACTTGTGCAGGGTTTAATCTGAAGCACCAACAGTGTAGGGCTATAAGCAGAGGagcaatgtgtgtttttttttgagtgGGTTGCTGCTGCATTTCAGCTGATAGGCAGAGGTTTGAGTGTGCATGCAGGGATACCTGACAGTAAGGAGCTGCAGGTCATATCTTGATGTTTGGTTGCAAAGAGGAGTTTGTGTAGTTTACGACCAGCCAGTCAGTAACTCGGCCTCAGCCTTGTGTATTATTGTTCACACAGACCGGGATAATGAAGCCCTagtctaaatgttaaatgtggtaCGCTTCAAATAGCTCTCTAGTATCATATTCTAATATttaatcattaacaataaacCTCCCCTAGCATTGCTATCAGTTAGCACCCGCAGCTAACGCTAGCTAGTCCATTAGCCTCATACCTCGAAGGAAGCCTCCAGCTCATCCACCAGCGTGTTGTTTCCCTGGGCCCTCGCTGCGGAACTGGGGAAGCTCGGCTGGCCCGGTCCACCTGGACCACCGACGGGATGGGCAGCAGGCGGCTGCTGGCCGGAGAACATCCCACTCATGGAAGACGCCATCTTGGTCCGAGTTGTTTCCCCGTCAATCCGGTTCGCGCATGCGCACACAGAAGTGCGTTTGTGTGAACGCTCTCCGGTCAAATGTGTGTGGGATGCCttgattgactttttttttttctatttgggGTTTTCAAGATTTGactttgattttcaaaataatttatttacagaacGCACAACAACTTAGTAATAAGATATTTAGCTTTCTGACAGATTTGACTTTATCTGGCtcctctgttttttctgaactTCTTGTGAAGTACCTTcaactttatgtttttttgtagtAATAGAGGGAAGACCTCGCCCAATAGAGTTCAAAAATAGTTTCCAGGGTTTTAGTGTGGAAAAAACATGATTGTCATTTGTGATTAACACCAGCCACTATAGGCATGTCCTATTTCCTAACATCAATGCCACTAATGCTCTCGTGGCTGAGAGGGAGCAAATCCCTTCAGCTAGGTTCCAAAACGTGGAGGTAAGCCTTCTCAGAAGAGCTGATGCTGTTATGACTTCTATTCACCTTTAGCCGGAGTGTATGCTCATTTCACATTGGGAACAAAGCAACAGAGAAAACACGAGTCAGAtgcataattaaaataatacagAGTTTATTCAAACAGCATATAAATTATGTAGTTACTACAGAACCTCAGTGACAACAGGGAACAACTGAACTTGTATTTGTTGTATTTCACTGGTGCATTAATTGTCAGACTGGTCTTTAGAACACAGCTGTTAATCGTTTCCAACATTTTCAGAACTCTTCCATGGTGACAATAATTTATTGCGCAATGATATCAAAACTTGACCATGTTTGAACGATCACTGCCAGAAAAGAAGCTCACAGTCAGAGAGTCTTTtatgtgttttggatttttttttttttgccagtctCTCAGCCGCTGTGGGCCAGTCCGGAGGAAAACTCCACCAGTGTACGCGTCGGTCTTCCAGACATGCCTTTCCTCAGGTAGGGAACTTCATCTTGGTTAGACATCACTCCAGCAATGTCAAGATGAGCCCAGTGAGGAGCTGTGACAAACTCTCTCAGGAAAGCAGCTGCTGTGCACGCACCCCCTGAGCTGCAAAGATAATAGACAGATACAACAGTAAGAGTCAGATAAATGAAGCAATGACTGTATACAGTACCTGAGCCCTGTTCTTCAAATGCAGCTCTTTTTCACTGTTATTCATTGAACCCAGAATAAGGATTGATTTGTCAGTCGCagataaatgtattttgattaAAGTGATAATTGCCAGCAATGCATCACTTATGTTAGTTACATTTAACATATGATAAATTATAATACATTAAAAGCAAAGTAAGTTCTGCAGGTAACCATTAAATATAAAGTtttgataaaacaaaacattttgtgtttaacatgtttacattttctcactctTCATTTAAAATTTCAAGTACAACAAAATATCAGGGTGATTTTTCAGTAtccttcatgtttttatgtcttaaaTAATGACTATATTAACACTTGTTCATGTATGGAGTTCACAATAAGACAGCTCTAATCTGAAAAGCGCTCCTCAAAATCAAGGTGACAAAGTGGCTCCAAGAAATAAGTGGctctaaaacaaacattacaaaagaggAATAttacaaatacagaaacacagtgAGAGCAATACTACACAAAAGCATGTCATTCTGCAGGTCTGGCCTGAAGGGCTTGTAGCTCTGACAACACTTTCAGATTCATATTAAACCAGCTCTCCGggctctgctctgctgtctgaATCATTAGCTTCAGTCACTCAGAGTGAAGTGAGATACATACCGGCTGTACTTCCCGACGTTGTTGAGGTCGGCCAGCTGGCAGTCAGTTACCTGTCTGGTGTAGTGCTGGAAGAGAGGCATCCTCCATACCCTGTCACCTGTCACAACACtggcctacacacacacacaatcatcatCAGTCAAAAGAGGAGCTGGGACAGAGATGCTGTAAGTATTTTTACTGTGCACACACACGTTACCTTTTGCAGCTTCTCCCAGAGCCAGTCAGAGTTTGTAAACACTCCAGTCGCTGCTGAGCCGAGAGCTACATCCATCGCACCTTAAGGACAGaaaaatattaacatttttactgATTTAATTAGAAAATGTCTTCATTAATCCATGTCACAGTAACTGCTTCACATATCTAAGTTGATTAACCGTTGTTATAAAATCCAACCTGTGAGTGTGGCCACATTGACAATGGCTCTGGGGTTGAAGGTGTGTCCGTAACACAGTGCATCAGCGAGAACGAGTCTGCCCTCCGCGTCTGTATTATCAACCtgtacacaacaacaacaaagactgtTCACCTGGACAAACACACCTGTCACACTCAGGTGATATATatttaaaacttgaactttttttttttttttttaaatcacacgtCCACCAACCTGGATTGTTTTCCCATTTTTGGCTATGATAACATCCCCTGGTTTAGTAGCGTTTCCACTTGGCATGTTCTCACACAACGGAGCCAGACCTAGATCATGGTGACAAGCAGACACAAGACAGGCTAAAAGATTTGTTTTCAATGGAGGGATACAAATAGGTCTGTCCATTAAGAGTtataagttattttaaaaaagaccaCAGGGATCTGCATGGACATAACACACTGTAATTTAACATCtttgatgggaaaaaaaataagttaaagCTGGAGAATCCTAAATGTCAAAAGGCCCACCGATAATGTTGACCGGCAATTtgagagctgctgctgtgacgATAGACGCACACACAGTGGCAGCTCCGCCCATGTCAGCTCTCATTGCATCCATAGAAGCAGACGGCTTCAGAGAAATACCAccactacaaacacacagagggatcAGGTGAATGGAGAAACAAGAACCAAGTGTTGTCAACTTTTTACAGCAGTAATAGCTGGAGTGTGTTCTTTGATTTACCTGTCAAAGGTGATGCCCTTTCCTACTAAGAGCAGTGGGGCCTGCTTGCTGTCAGGCGAACCGTTGTAATGCAGCTCCAGAAAGACAGGGGGCTCCACTGAGCCTTTAGACACGCTGAGAAAAGCTCCCATCTGTTGCTCCTGTATCCAACTCTGtgatctacacacacacataaaaatgatttagacaCACAATTTCTCTTTCCCCTCATTTCCTCTTCATATTGCCAAATAATCAGTCATCAGATTTATCCTTATTACAAGCATAGGATTATGTTGAGCTAGCTGCTAAAAAGAGAAAGTCAAATATGTTTAAgtttatcatctgttcattttgagggagagaaaaaggttTTCCTAAGGACATGAAGTACGgatattatatttataaatatgtcTTTATCAAATTACATCTTGATATTACCCAACAATTCCTCTTTTTTAATCACTGGGTCTCCTTTATTCAAACAGTAAACATTGTCAGGACAGAATGTCACGTGTTAGTCTTCAAATGTAGgggtgtttgacattttttcttgAAAGGGAACTTCAATTGATTATTAAAATAGAATCTGATTATCTGTCAATAGCCCTATCCATTACCTCTTACCTCTAATGTCATTTCAAAATGGTCTTACCTGATAAATGCTAATAGCTTTCAACTTAGCTTTTCAACGGTAAATTAGATGCAAATTTAGCAATTGTTGAACAACAGTCATTTTTTAACCCCCCGAAAAAATAGGATGCAGAGTTCCATATTTATCCTTTtaccaggcaaaaaaaaaagtgttcacaCACTATTTGGTTGTAGCATCTTTtctagcattttttttaaatatgtctgGTCTTCATTGCACTTTCTACTGAAAGGTTATAAAATAGATAAATGAAAGGACTTTGCACAGTGCACACACTCCTGCCTTTGTACATATAGACATTGCTGATGAATAAAGCACAAACCTTTTATTAATTGTTACTCGTTCGGCATGTGGCGCAAGTTTCTCTTCGATGATGTTGGCAAAGGCCGTAGGAGTGATGTGATTGGCTGGAGCCTCCATGAGCAGCCTTGCTAGGTTCTGTCCTTCTGCATATATGACTCCTTTCCCCCAACTTGCAGAGTCAGCACTGTAAACAAATTCACATAAACAGTGTCATTTCAACGTAGGTCGCATGTTGTTgctcatctttgtttttttaacccatGAGCGAAATATCTTCTCACTCATCCGTTAGTCTACCTTCCATGAAGCTGCGTGGTCACTTTGGTCGTCTTCTTTGATTTGAGTTGGTCATACTGAAACAAACCCAGAGCAGCTCCTTCTGCTGCAGACTGGGCATCACCGCAGGCATCTACCTCCACATGGTTCACCTCCAGGTCCTGAAGTACCCGGCATCCAgcttagaaaaaaacaataccCACACAGACATCAGCCAGGTAATCACTCCACCACGATGCTCCACCACGTAGTCAGCACCACAAAGAGACGAGTCATGTGACTTACCTGAAACTGCATGTCTGATATTCTCCTTGCTAGTATCCCAGTTCTCTGccccacacacacctgcattGTTCTTGCCTAGCCCAACTACTGCCACACAGGGAAAGTCCTGAAAAAGACAGAAGGTTTTACTTTCTCTGATTTTGAAAAGAGACTTTTCTGAGTTGAATGTCACTCCTAGTACCTTGTGAATTCCATAAAATACTCtgcttttgccttttttgaGAGTTGGTCCAGAGCTggagagaacaaaacaaaagtctgtTAAATAACCAACGAAGCAACAAGTAAGGCAGACATCCAGTGCAGCTCAAATACGCAATGTCGtgccaaaatctttttttttcttcttctaaaaaaaacaatgtgaatgAAATGAACAGCAGTTTATCTTACTCTGATTGTGTGTTATCCCAATGTTCACAATATCCATAAGGATGGGTTATTTTTATATGACAGTACATGCAGTGACAATAGAATTTAAATAACTGTAATCAGGCCCTAAGTTGTTCATATAACTGCAATCCATTATGACAAAGCATTTCTAGACATTAAGTTAGAAATAATATGATAAAGCGAGGGGTTAATATTTTTGTTTGGGTGATTTACTGGTCAATTACCACTACGTTTATATAGAGCAATTTAAAGTAAACAAACCTCTTCATCTAATGGAAAGGGAAATCTGACCTTATAAGGTTTGATTCCCTGCAACACTGTTGTGTCACTTTAAGCAAGCAGTTTCTAACTATCTGTTTTATATTATTAGTATATGTGGTAGAGTAAACCACATGCTGACACCTCACAGAAATTACAAACTCACATTTCCAGCAGTTCAGAAAGTTTCCCAGAGAGACTTTGGTCAAAACCAGCTGCTGCCTCTGTCAGATGTAGACTTCCCCCTTCTCCATCTTTTTCAAACACTCCCAGCACCAGaccctgcacacacaccacacaccacacacacacacacacaccacacaccacacaccacacaccacacacacacacaacaacacacacaacaacacacacacacaacaacacacacacacacacacacacaacacacaacacaaacacacacacaccacaacacaaacacaccacaacacaaacacacacacacacacaacaacacacacacaacacacacacacaacaacacacacacacacacacacaacaacacacacacacacacacacaacaacacacacacacacacacaacaacacaacaacacacacacaacacaacaacacacacacaacacaaacacacacacaacgcacgcgcacacacacacacacacacacaacacaaacacacacacaccacaacacaaacacaccacaacacacacacacacacacacacacacacacacacacacacacacacacacacacacacacacacacacacacacacacacacacacacacacacacacacacacacacacacacacacaggtgttgaGAATTGTGTGAGTGTCTGATGTAACTCTTTGACAGGTAAGCTCGTGTTTCACAGGCTGACATCAGCTAACTTACTTTTCTCTCGTTCAGGTGAGTCCGTGAGACAGAAAATGACCTGCGGAGGTTTGTCCGCAGGTGCGCAGCTCTCCTCAAAAGAAGCATTGTCATCTGTTCAGCATACATAAACCCAAAGCAAAATCTGTTGGTTTATAGTTTTAGAGGTCGCATATGCATGTGCAAAAAGAGTGTAGCTCGACCTGACAGCGTCGCGCTTTTCTTACGTCACCAAAAGACAAAGATGAACTGTTGCCGCCCCCTGGTGGCCGCAGGAGGAAACTGTGGGAAGGGATTAGGTCACTTAAAACTATAGACTGTAAACTTAAAACTAGAATCGTACTGTATAACTTAATCAGTTTCCTATTCGCATTTTTTATTCTGTAGACCAAAttattaagactttaaattcCTTTAAGCTCTCTCTTGATGTAGCCTATCTTTTTCACTGACGTCATAGTTTTGTactgaaaggtttttttattcAGGAAAGAGAATATGATATCATATGACTGTGGCACATAAAAGTGTAAAACAAATTTAGGAATTTTCAGATTACatataagaaaaacacacattaataaaacacataCTCCAGTTGCATTGATATTTGTTTGACTCggctttatttttgtttagtaGCCAGTTATTTTCCCTTGCTGAAACATCTTAATcaatgtaagaaaaacaaaacagaaaactgttACCATTGTTCTGAAGTCATGCATCCAAATCGATCCAAATCCACATAACAGATTATAATGAGtctaaaacaaatatataaatcattTAATGCCTAACTTatcttttttaacatgtttaaattgttcctAACAGCTAACGTCCTCAGATGTGAGAAACCTTATATGGccacacacatttattaaatatgaaatgataATGGTTTAGTCTTTTTTCTGTTAATGGAAGATCATATAGATTTATGTCATTGAGCCCAAAACTTTCAGAGAAACAAATCATTATTCATCCGCTGTCCTCTGGAAACATGCATGATTAGAGATTCAAAAATATAGACTTTAACCCTTCATAAAGGGACGTTACTTTCTGTCCAAACACAACCGAAGACTGAAGACTTTCTTCTGCAAACTATAAAGTGGCTGAAACACAGATCCAATAATAACATTAtcttatttaatgaaaaaaatcaggACATATTTACAGATTGCAGCTATAGACATAATATATACAGCACAGAATGAGCAGAATTCATTGTTATACTTGTTTACTTAGGGTTAGACTTGGTCTTGTAAACAGAGAGTTGATTTAAAAATTCTGCATTTTTGCT from Labrus bergylta chromosome 1, fLabBer1.1, whole genome shotgun sequence includes these protein-coding regions:
- the lap3 gene encoding cytosol aminopeptidase, with protein sequence MYAEQMTMLLLRRAAHLRTNLRRSFSVSRTHLNERKGLVLGVFEKDGEGGSLHLTEAAAGFDQSLSGKLSELLEISGPTLKKGKSRVFYGIHKDFPCVAVVGLGKNNAGVCGAENWDTSKENIRHAVSAGCRVLQDLEVNHVEVDACGDAQSAAEGAALGLFQYDQLKSKKTTKVTTQLHGSADSASWGKGVIYAEGQNLARLLMEAPANHITPTAFANIIEEKLAPHAERVTINKRSQSWIQEQQMGAFLSVSKGSVEPPVFLELHYNGSPDSKQAPLLLVGKGITFDSGGISLKPSASMDAMRADMGGAATVCASIVTAAALKLPVNIIGLAPLCENMPSGNATKPGDVIIAKNGKTIQVDNTDAEGRLVLADALCYGHTFNPRAIVNVATLTGAMDVALGSAATGVFTNSDWLWEKLQKASVVTGDRVWRMPLFQHYTRQVTDCQLADLNNVGKYSRSGGACTAAAFLREFVTAPHWAHLDIAGVMSNQDEVPYLRKGMSGRPTRTLVEFSSGLAHSG